In Arachis hypogaea cultivar Tifrunner chromosome 17, arahy.Tifrunner.gnm2.J5K5, whole genome shotgun sequence, a single window of DNA contains:
- the LOC112766385 gene encoding putative pentatricopeptide repeat-containing protein At3g49142 isoform X2 produces the protein MSITIGLMMHCMFSRPWLMLHGALLKVRLDSNVFVGNGLIAMYGKCGCLLEARRALDEVPSRDVVSWNSMVAGYAQNMQFDDALEVCREMEALKQKPDAGTLASLMPAVSNTSSNNVLYVRDMFMNLDKKSLVSWNVMIATYMKNSMPSKAVELYLEMEKTGVEPDAITCASVLPACGDLSALLLGRRIHEYVDWKKLCPNLLLENALIDMYARCGCLDDARKVFDRMKLRDVASWTSLISAYAMAGQGCNAVELFTEMQNSGLSPDSIAFVAILSACSHSGLLDEGKIYFKQMTEKYNLTPRIEHFACYVDLLGRAGQVDEAYNFIKQMPVEPNERVWGTLLSSCRVYSNMDIGVLAADNLLQLVPEQSGYYVLLSNIYAKAGRWKEVTAVRSLMKRRRIRKTPGISNVELNNQVHTFLAGDTLHPQSKEIYEELGVLVGKMKELGYVPETDSALHDVEEEDKECHLAVHSEKLAIVFALLNTQNSPIRITKNLRVCGDCHIAAKLISKIAGREIVVRDTNRFHHFKDGICSCGDYW, from the exons ATGTCAATAACCATTGGTTTGATGATGCATTGCATGTTTTCAAGGCCATGGTTAATG CTGCATGGAGCTCTGCTGAAGGTTCGGCTTGATTCAAATGTGTTCGTTGGGAATGGTCTCATTGCAATGTATGGGAAATGTGGTTGCTTGCTCGAGGCAAGGCGTGCTCTAGATGAAGTGCCAAGCAGGGATGTTGTATCGTGGAACTCAATGGTTGCAGGATATGCGCAGAATATGCAGTTTGATGATGCATTGGAGGTTTGTCGGGAAATGGAGGCTTTGAAACAAAAACCAGATGCAGGTACATTGGCTAGTCTCATGCCAGCTGTAAGTAACACATCATCTAATAATGTTTTGTATGTTAGGGATATGTTTATGAATTTAGACAAGAAGAGTTTGGTTTCATGGAATGTGATGATAGCCACATATATGAAAAATTCTATGCCTAGCAAAGCTGTAGAGTTGTATTTAGAAATGGAGAAAACTGGGGTAGAACCTGATGCAATCACTTGCGCTAGTGTTCTTCCAGCTTGTGGGGATCTCTCAGCTTTATTGTTAGGAAGGAGGATTCATGAATATGTTGATTGGAAGAAATTGTGTCCAAATTTGCTATTGGAAAATGCATTAATAGACATGTATGCTAGATGTGGATGTTTAGATGATGCAAGAAAAGTATTTGATAGGATGAAACTTCGTGATGTTGCTTCATGGACTTCATTGATATCTGCTTATGCTATGGCTGGACAAGGTTGTAATGCTGTGGAACTCTTTACAGAAATGCAAAATTCTGGTCTGAGCCCAGATTCAATTGCCTTCGTCGCAATTCTTTCGGCATGTAGCCATTCAGGATTACTGGATGAAGGGAAAATCTATTTTAAACAGATGACAGAGAAATATAACTTAACACCAAGAATTGAACACTTTGCTTGTTATGTAGATCTTTTAGGGCGTGCCGGTCAAGTAGATGAAGCTTACAATTTCATCAAGCAGATGCCGGTGGAGCCCAATGAAAGGGTGTGGGGTACACTGCTTAGTTCTTGTCGTGTGTACTCCAACATGGACATTGGGGTTTTAGCAGCTGACAACCTACTTCAGTTGGTTCCTGAGCAATCAGGTTACTATGTCTTGCTATCCAATATTTATGCCAAGGCCGGAAGATGGAAAGAAGTTACTGCTGTTCGATCATTAATGAAGAGAAGGAGAATTCGAAAAACACCTGGAATCAGCAATGTTGAGCTGAACAATCAGGTTCATACTTTTCTCGCAGGTGACACGTTGCATCCACAATCAAAGGAGATCTATGAAGAGCTTGGTGTGCTAGTGGGGAAGATGAAAGAGTTAGGTTATGTCCCTGAGACCGATTCTGCTCTTCATGATGTGGAGGAGGAGGACAAGGAATGCCATCTTGCTGTCCACAGCGAAAAGTTAGCCATTGTGTTTGCTCTGCTGAATACTCAAAATTCTCCAATCAGAATCACAAAAAATCTTCGTGTTTGCGGAGATTGTCATATTGCTGCAAAGCTTATCTCCAAGATTGCTGGACGGGAAATTGTCGTTAGGGACACCAATCGGTTCCACCATTTTAAGGATGGTATATGCTCTTGTGGAGATTATTGGTGA
- the LOC112766205 gene encoding uncharacterized protein At3g49140 has product MAIVAAAAAAASSLPSEGICHSISCGNGTTSNSMKSPIDGRRVHDFTGMRGKSSVFGSSHFLWLSMGHDLCLSKVCVAADYSDSVPDSSNYMNKQGYHPLEELKVSHNTRPARLSPAETARTTVEANRNALLVFPGTVHCEPHEQISWSEFQYLVDDYGDIYFIISEDANILEDRGADNPVNALIGMDIPIYDNRRTASQYDLFDAGSNEEFPFDDDYVEVLEMEESNFPVNWGLPDTTSIVHPIYFSKCLTKALNMEYDKKMNHPSNGVSILGYLRPAFVDEESYLRMICHPEDVDGYNLERIDTEELRSKSFSDRRDSGLTLYRLEILKIKLYSVYGCQSDINSLDFQDAEPDILVHSSLAILEHFNQNCDDALKALCKKKGLDVEGACLIGVDSLGMDVRVFKGSEVKTHRFPFKVQANSVSVAEKQIRQLLFPRSRRKKCVKSWRSA; this is encoded by the exons atGGCTATTGTTGCCGCTGcagctgctgctgcttcttctctcCCCTCTG AAGGGATATGTCATTCAATATCATGTGGAAATGGAACCACGAGCAATTCAATGAAATCTCCTATTGATGGTAGAAGAGTGCATGACTTTACTGGCATGAG AGGCAAAAGTTCAGTTTTTGGATCATCACACTTCCTTTGGCTGTCCATGGGTCACGATCTGTGCCTTTCAAAGGTTTGTGTTGCTGCAGACTATTCAGATTCTGTACCGGATTCATCTAATTACATGAATAAACAAGGTTATCATCCTCTTGAAGAACTGAAAGTTTCCCACAATACTCGCCCAGCTAGACTCTCTCCTGCTGAGACAGCAAGAACCACTGTTGAG GCTAATAGAAATGCTTTGCTGGTATTTCCTGGAACTGTACACTGTGAACCACATGAACAGATTTCATGGTCTGAGTTTCAATATCTTGTTGATGATTATGGAG ACATATATTTCATAATCTCTGAAGACGCAAACATTTTGGAGGATCGTGGTGCAGATAACCCAGTG AATGCTTTGATTGGAATGGACATTCCCATATATGATAATAGAAGAACAGCTAGTCAATATGACCTTTTTGATGCTGGAAGCAATGAGGAATTCCCATTTGATGATGACTATGTTGAg GTTCTGGAGATGGAAGAATCTAATTTCCCAGTGAATTGGGGGCTGCCAGATACTACCAGCATTGTTCATCCTATTTACTTTTCCAAGTGCTTAACAAAG GCTTTGAACATGGAATATGACAAGAAAATGAACCATCCTTCAAATGGTGTTTCTATTTTGGGGTATCTTAGACCCGCTTTTGTTGACGAAGAGTCATATCTGAGAATGATATGTCACCCCGAAGATGTGGATGGATACAACTTGGAACGTATAG ACACTGAAGAATTACGCTCAAAGAGTTTTAGTGATCGAAGAGACTCTGGGTTGACACTATATCGATTGGAGATCCTGAAAATCAAGTTATATTCTGTGTATGGATGTCAG TCCGATATTAATTCGCTAGACTTTCAAGATGCTGAACCCGATATTCTGGTGCACTCTTCTTTGGCAATTCTGGAACACTTCAACCAAAACTGTGATGATGCTCTTAAAGCTCTTTGCAAAAAGAAGGGTCTTGATGTTGAG GGAGCTTGCTTAATTGGGGTTGACAGCCTAGGCATGGATGTTAGAGTTTTCAAAGGGTCAGAAGTTAAAACGCATCGCTTTCCATTCAAAGTGCAG GCCAACTCTGTATCTGTAGCTGAAAAACAGATTCGGCAACTTTTGTTTCCCCGATCTCGCCGAAAGAAGTGTGTGAAGTCATGGCGGAGTGCTTAG
- the LOC112766385 gene encoding putative pentatricopeptide repeat-containing protein At3g49142 isoform X1 — protein MKPLHLPKLKAFVSSKIKTLSSPQTPFFYEELLGKALDQYPDIKTLKSVHSKIYYLNFHDNPSLGIKLIRAYAACGEPLFARKVFDEIPERNVVFYNVMIRSYVNNHWFDDALHVFKAMVNGGFSPDHYTYPCVLKACSCSDNLSFGLQLHGALLKVRLDSNVFVGNGLIAMYGKCGCLLEARRALDEVPSRDVVSWNSMVAGYAQNMQFDDALEVCREMEALKQKPDAGTLASLMPAVSNTSSNNVLYVRDMFMNLDKKSLVSWNVMIATYMKNSMPSKAVELYLEMEKTGVEPDAITCASVLPACGDLSALLLGRRIHEYVDWKKLCPNLLLENALIDMYARCGCLDDARKVFDRMKLRDVASWTSLISAYAMAGQGCNAVELFTEMQNSGLSPDSIAFVAILSACSHSGLLDEGKIYFKQMTEKYNLTPRIEHFACYVDLLGRAGQVDEAYNFIKQMPVEPNERVWGTLLSSCRVYSNMDIGVLAADNLLQLVPEQSGYYVLLSNIYAKAGRWKEVTAVRSLMKRRRIRKTPGISNVELNNQVHTFLAGDTLHPQSKEIYEELGVLVGKMKELGYVPETDSALHDVEEEDKECHLAVHSEKLAIVFALLNTQNSPIRITKNLRVCGDCHIAAKLISKIAGREIVVRDTNRFHHFKDGICSCGDYW, from the coding sequence ATGAAACCTCTTCATTTGCCCAAGTTAAAAGCCTTTgtttcttcaaaaataaaaactttgtCATCCCCACAAACCCCCTTCTTTTATGAGGAACTTCTGGGCAAAGCATTAGACCAATACCCAGATATAAAAACCTTGAAAAGTGTCCACTCCAAGATTTATTACCTCAATTTTCATGACAACCCATCTCTAGGAATCAAGCTCATACGAGCATATGCTGCTTGTGGTGAACCCTTGTTTGCACGGAAGGTGTTTGACGAAATTCCTGAGAGAAATGTTGTGTTCTATAATGTCATGATTAGAAGTTATGTCAATAACCATTGGTTTGATGATGCATTGCATGTTTTCAAGGCCATGGTTAATGGTGGGTTTAGTCCAGATCATTATACTTACCCTTGTGTTCTGAAGGCTTGCTCGTGCTCTGACAATTTGAGCTTTGGGTTGCAGCTGCATGGAGCTCTGCTGAAGGTTCGGCTTGATTCAAATGTGTTCGTTGGGAATGGTCTCATTGCAATGTATGGGAAATGTGGTTGCTTGCTCGAGGCAAGGCGTGCTCTAGATGAAGTGCCAAGCAGGGATGTTGTATCGTGGAACTCAATGGTTGCAGGATATGCGCAGAATATGCAGTTTGATGATGCATTGGAGGTTTGTCGGGAAATGGAGGCTTTGAAACAAAAACCAGATGCAGGTACATTGGCTAGTCTCATGCCAGCTGTAAGTAACACATCATCTAATAATGTTTTGTATGTTAGGGATATGTTTATGAATTTAGACAAGAAGAGTTTGGTTTCATGGAATGTGATGATAGCCACATATATGAAAAATTCTATGCCTAGCAAAGCTGTAGAGTTGTATTTAGAAATGGAGAAAACTGGGGTAGAACCTGATGCAATCACTTGCGCTAGTGTTCTTCCAGCTTGTGGGGATCTCTCAGCTTTATTGTTAGGAAGGAGGATTCATGAATATGTTGATTGGAAGAAATTGTGTCCAAATTTGCTATTGGAAAATGCATTAATAGACATGTATGCTAGATGTGGATGTTTAGATGATGCAAGAAAAGTATTTGATAGGATGAAACTTCGTGATGTTGCTTCATGGACTTCATTGATATCTGCTTATGCTATGGCTGGACAAGGTTGTAATGCTGTGGAACTCTTTACAGAAATGCAAAATTCTGGTCTGAGCCCAGATTCAATTGCCTTCGTCGCAATTCTTTCGGCATGTAGCCATTCAGGATTACTGGATGAAGGGAAAATCTATTTTAAACAGATGACAGAGAAATATAACTTAACACCAAGAATTGAACACTTTGCTTGTTATGTAGATCTTTTAGGGCGTGCCGGTCAAGTAGATGAAGCTTACAATTTCATCAAGCAGATGCCGGTGGAGCCCAATGAAAGGGTGTGGGGTACACTGCTTAGTTCTTGTCGTGTGTACTCCAACATGGACATTGGGGTTTTAGCAGCTGACAACCTACTTCAGTTGGTTCCTGAGCAATCAGGTTACTATGTCTTGCTATCCAATATTTATGCCAAGGCCGGAAGATGGAAAGAAGTTACTGCTGTTCGATCATTAATGAAGAGAAGGAGAATTCGAAAAACACCTGGAATCAGCAATGTTGAGCTGAACAATCAGGTTCATACTTTTCTCGCAGGTGACACGTTGCATCCACAATCAAAGGAGATCTATGAAGAGCTTGGTGTGCTAGTGGGGAAGATGAAAGAGTTAGGTTATGTCCCTGAGACCGATTCTGCTCTTCATGATGTGGAGGAGGAGGACAAGGAATGCCATCTTGCTGTCCACAGCGAAAAGTTAGCCATTGTGTTTGCTCTGCTGAATACTCAAAATTCTCCAATCAGAATCACAAAAAATCTTCGTGTTTGCGGAGATTGTCATATTGCTGCAAAGCTTATCTCCAAGATTGCTGGACGGGAAATTGTCGTTAGGGACACCAATCGGTTCCACCATTTTAAGGATGGTATATGCTCTTGTGGAGATTATTGGTGA